From a region of the Molothrus ater isolate BHLD 08-10-18 breed brown headed cowbird chromosome 15, BPBGC_Mater_1.1, whole genome shotgun sequence genome:
- the CAMLG gene encoding guided entry of tail-anchored proteins factor CAMLG, with protein sequence MADGSAGGEPTPPGPPAGLSASQRRAELRRRKLLMNSEERINRIMGFHRPAAGKDDESHTELKLQHEQDKSNSLPIPSVSKRVVLGDSMCNVTGSTDHAGSMAELRGDKDLFAKAPELVTEGTGELRQRHRAELPSEAAARPPRHGLEQYLSRFDEALKLRNQLMSEKPSQENGSAAEEFDSFRIFRLVGCALLAVAVRAFVCKYLSIFAPFLTLQLAYMGLSKYFPKCEKKVKTTVLTAALLLSGIPAEVISRSMDTYSKMGDVFTDLCVYFFTFIFCHELTLVFGSEAP encoded by the exons ATGGCGGACGGCAGCGCGGGAGGGGAGCCCACACCGCCGGGGCCCCCCGCGGGGCTCTCGGCGTCCCAGCGCCGCGCAGAGCTGCGCCGCAGGAAGCTGCTCATGAACTCGGAGGAGCGGATCAACCGCATCATGGGCTTCCACCGGCCCGCGGCGGGCAAGG aTGACGAAAGTCACACAGAATTAAAGCTTCAGCATGAGCAAGATAAATCAAACTCCCTTCCCATTCCTTCAGTTTCCAAGCGGGTTGTGCTTGGCGATTCCATGTGCAATGTGACAGGCTCGACCGACCACGCAGGCAGcatggcagagctcagaggggaCAAGGACTTGTTCGCTAAAGCCCCAGAGCTGGTCACCGAGGGGACGGGCGAGCTCCGGCAGCgtcacagggcagagctgccctccgAGGCTGCAGCACGGCCACCCAGACACGGCTTGGAGCAGTACCTGTCCAGGTTTGATGAGGCTCTGAAGCTGAGGAACCAGCTGATGAGCGAGAAGCCGAGCCAGGAGAACGGGAGCGCGGCGGAGGAGTTTGACTCCTTCCGCATTTTCAGATTGGTGGGGTGTGCCCTGCTCGCCGTCGCGGTCAGGGCTTTTGTGTGCAAGTACCTG TCGATATTCGCACCATTTCTTACTCTACAACTTGCTTACATGGGGCTGTCCAAGTACTTTccaaag tgTGAGAAGAAGGTGAAAACGACAGTACTGACTGCTGCTCTTCTCCTCTCTGGAATCCCTGCAGAAGTGATCAGTCGCTCCATGGACACCTACAGCAAAATGGGAGATGTTTTCACAGACCTTTGTGTctatttctttacttttatcTTTTGCCATGAACTTACTTTGGTTTTTGGCTCTGAAGCACCATGA